The nucleotide sequence CCACCCAGTGGCTCTGCGCCACCCGCCCAGGCCACTGCCCTGTGCCCAACCCCAGAGGGTGCGGATGACAGACCCTGACAATCATTAAACCAGCCCGGCCTGATTTCCCAGCACCAAGGCCTGGATCCCGGCCAAGTGGCACAAAATATGCAAATCACCTGGGGCCGGGAGCTCCGTCTAGAGGCCAGGAAATCCCCTCGACCAATGAGCCAGCGGCTCAGGTTACCGGGCGCCTATAAAGcctgggcgcggggcggggcgccgAAGCTCCTGCTTAGGGCGCTGCGGCCAGAACCTCGGCGCGGCCTGGGAGCTCCCCTCCTGGATTTCTCCCGCCTGCTGCCCCTTAACCTGCCTGCCGGCCACACCCTCACCCGCTGCTGCTCGGTAGGACTGCAGCCGGGCCTTGGAGCCTGGGAGGGGCTGGTGGATGTGTTTGGAACCTGCCCTCCGCAGCTCTCTGCGGAGAGTCCCAGCAGGAGTGCGGGCCAGGGTGGTGTTCTGAGGGCCCAAGAGCCCCGGGACTGTCCCTGAGAGGGACAGAGTGGCCATGACTGCCGGCCCCACTCATGGGCCCAGGTGGGCTGAGGAGGGAGCCCAGCGGGAGGCCCTGTGCCCCAGCCCCTGGGTCTGAGAACCTGGAGAGGGTGCCTGAAGAGATGTTGACCTTGGCACCCCTGGGGTTACTCCTGCCCCAGGCTTGGCTGGAGCAGAACTGCCGGAGGGTAAGGGGAGGACCCTGGCCCTCACCTGCCTCGCCCTCCCTCCCCAGGTAGCCTCATGGCTGCGACCTGCGAGATCAGCAACGTTTTCAGCAACTACTTCAGTACGATGTACAGCTCCGAGGACCCCACTCTGGCCTCTGTTCCCCCTGCTGCCGCCTTGGGGGCCGACGACCTGGCACTGGCCTTGAGCAGCCCGCAGATGCCCCTGGAGGGCGCAGGTGGGTCTTGCGAGAGGATGGGgcgttgggggaggggagacatCCACCTGAGAGCCTGCTGGCGGATGGAGGTCTGGCGGGGAGGAGGGCCGGCTGTGCTGTTAGAGGCTGGGGGTTGGGGCTTGGGGGCTCCAGTTGGGGAGGTGCTGGCCAGGGCGCTGTGAGCACGTGGGGTTCCTTGCGGAACCCCTGCCGGGGCTGACCCGTCGCTGCACCGGCCCCTTGCAGAGAAGGCCAGCTGGTCAGGGGAGCAGCCCCAGCTGTGGTCCAAGGCCCAGGTCCTGGACTGGGTCAGCTACCAGGTGGAGAAGCACAAGTATGATGCCAGCACCATCGACCTGTCCCGCTGCGACATGGACGGGGCCGCACTCTGCCGCTGCGCCCCCGAGGAGCTGCGCCTCGTCTTTGGGCCCCTGGGAGACCAGCTCTACTCCCAGCTGTGGGACCTCAGTGAGTCCCCTCCTCCCTGCGGGAGGCCCTGCAGCCCAGCTCAGGGCGCAGCCTGGAGAGGCcccgggggcagggagggagccagTGGGCTCTGACCTCCTTCTTATCAGCTTCCAGCTTTCCTGACGAGCTCGGCTGGATCATGGAGCTGCTGGAGAAGGACAGCATGACCCTCCAGGAGCCCCTTGGGGACCAGGGCCCCTTTGGTGAGAGCCAATTCGTCGCCCCTCCCCAGCCGtcctgccccagctctgcctcagCCCCCAGCTGGAAAAGTCCCAGCACCGGCTGAACTTACCTCCTCCCCCAGAGCAGGGAAGCCCCTTTGCCCAGGAGATGCTGGAGGACTACAGACAGGCCAGCCCCTTCTACCCGGGCAGCGTGGGCGCGGGAGCCCCCTCCCCGGGCAGCTCCGAAGTCTCCACCACAGGTGAGCCCCTCCCCTGTCTGCCCccaacctcccctcccccagatgcCCTGAGCCCTGCTCTCAGCACGAGAACTGGGCTTTCGGGCTGGGCAGCGGTACGGGTGGTGAGGGGCTCACGCTGACCCGTCTCCCCAGGGACAGGTACGTCTCAGAGCTCCCACGCCTCAGACTCCGGTGGAAGTGACGTGGACCTCGACGCCCCTGACACCAAGCTCTTCTCCGGAGGTGAGGGAGGGACCGCCGCGGGGGTCCAGTGCCCAGTGCCCAGGGGCTGGCCCTCCTCCCCTCTCAAGCGGGGTTTTCCTGGGGAGGGACTgtcccccagtgcctccacccctccctctccTGACCTTCCTTGCCCCCCACAGATGGCTTACCTGACTGCAAGAAGGGGGACCTTAAGCATGGGAAGCGGAAACGGGGCCGGCCCCGAAAGCTGAGCAAAGAGTCCCGGGAGTGCATGGAGAGCAAGAAGAACAAGCACGGTGAGCGGGGAGCCTCCCCCACCGGCCCTGCCCGCAGGCCTCGGGCCTCGGGCCGCAGCCACCACAGCCTGCGGCCGGTCCCCGCGGCTGCTTCCTGTGCTTGTGCACTCGTGGCCCCTTTGCTCCTTGGTTGGGGCTGTTCTTCCTGGAAGCTGCACCCCGGCCCCCAGCCTGGGCCAGCTCTGTGGTCCGTGGCCTGCGCCCTCCCCACTTTGCTGCTGGGCTTGCTTCCAACCACGGCCTCCGACCGTGGGCCCCTCAGGGCGGTGCGGTGTTTCAGCCCCTCGCGTCCCAGCCAAGTGTTCGCTCCACATTTGAGTGCGTTAAGCCTCTGTGCTGTGTAGACGTGGTGCTgcccagtgggggaggggaggagagaggcggCCTTCCGCGGGCAGcgtgctgggctgggctgggcagggccggGGCTGTGGGGTGCGAGGGTGCCCTGGGCCGCTGACTGATGGAGCCTGGCCTGGCAGCCCCCAGGGGCACTCACCTCTGGGAGTTCATCCGAGACATCCTCATCCACCCCGAGCTCAATGAGGGCCTCATGAAGTGGGAGAACCGGCAGGAGGGTGTCTTCAAGTTCCTGCGCTCGGAGGCCGTGGCCCAGCTGTGGggccagaagaaaaagaacagcagCATGACCTACGAGAAGCTGAGCAGGGCCATGAGGTGAGCGCCCCGCGGGCCAGCCCCACTCCGCCCACGTGGGGAGTCCGGGCTCCGCCTGCCCGAGGCTGGAGTGAGAACCTGGGAGGCAGCCGGCCGGCCCACGGCACATGCTGGGCCTGGCCTGACGACATCTCTTTGTATCGTCTGCAAGGCTCGTGCTGAGCGAGGCACCCGGTGGTGAATGGGCATCAGCCCGGATGCACCCCAGACCCGCCTCTTCTCCCAAAGCAGCTGAGGTGCTTGTCTTGGGACCTCAGCTTCCCCCCAGATCAACCTAGCTAAGGCCGCTTCCAGCCCTCACGTCTGTGGTTTCGTGGCAAGCCCTAGGACAGAGCCATGAGACACAGaagccaggcagggctgggggtgctCTGGACGCAAGTCTAGGTGGACGCTCCTCGCAGTTTCAGCAAGTGGGCCAGGCTGGGGCGTGGTGGGGCCGGTCACCTGCGGAGCCCCGGGCACCTCTGACCACCCCTCCCCCTCAGGTACTACTACAAACGGGAGATCCTGGAGCGGGTGGACGGCCGGCGGCTCGTCTACAAGTTTGGCAAGAACTCCAGCggctggaaggagggggaggtggcCGGGCGtcggaactgaggctcagaccagCCCTGGACCAAAGGCTCAGACTTGAGGCTGCAGCTCCTCCGGGGAGGCTGCCAGGCCGCCATTTGGGCGCGTGCCTTGCGCTGAGGAGAGACGTGGAGGTCCTGGCCTCCGGGCTGGCGGCCTCGCCCCTGTCCTCCTCTTGGAATCACAAGCCTGGGGTGTGAAGTGCGCTGAGCGAGCACCGACTGAAGCTGCGCCTGCGGCTCCTGCTGTCCGGGCTTGGCAGGCCCCTCCGGACGCCGCGCCGGCGGAGGACCGTCCCTCCTGCAGGGCTGCACCCAGCCGAGGAGGCCGGGGCCCTGGGGGCTCTGGGAGGGGCCCCTCTCTCTGGACTGGCTTTCTCCTCCCTGCTCAGTGCTCGGACTCCGCAGGCAGGGGTCAGAGCACTCCCTAATTTATGTGCTGTAAATACGGCAGATGTACACAGAGGTCTATTTTTTCTAAGAcgttcccctccccgcccctcccccacccagcgcCATGGTCACACTGACTGTTCTAGACCCCCAGCTGGGCCAGTGAGGGGCGGGGCGACGCCAGGACCCTCCAGACGGAGTCCTGGCTCCTTCCTCCTGTGAATGGGGGCAGAGACCTCCAATAAAGTGCCTTCGGGACTTTTTCTAACCTTTGCCTTAGCTACCTGTGTACACAAGCCTGGACCTCTGGATAGGATGTGGGCCTGGGGTTAAGAGGggggaccagggcagggtctgctgtCCAGAGGTGAGGGCAGAGGTGGGTGTGCATGCCCCAAAACTGAGGGCCAGGGGCACAGACTGGCTGGTGGGGGCTGCGGGGGGAGCAGGGGACAGGTGAGTCTGCTCGGGACCCGTCCTGCTGACTTGAGGCACCTGCTGGCCTCCCCGGGCCTGCCTCCTCCGCGAGGCTGGGTGTGGACCTGTGTGCTCTAAGAAGTCTGGAGCTGCATGTCCGGCCTTGTGGAGTGGACGCCTGTGCATTCCAGCCAGGTCAGCTGCAGGATAAACCCCAGCTTCACTGTCGGACATGAAACGGGAGATACGATCTTGTGGAGGGAAAACAGACAAAACGAGAGAGGACTGGAGGAGGGACGAGGAGGAAGAGGTGTGGACAGCTCCGGCCACGCGGGCACTGCTCCGGACACGCCGCGCCCACGCGATCCGCCCGGGAGAGGAGACTTGCACCCCGTTCACACACGGAAGGAGGCGCGGCGGCCCCGTGCCGAGCTGCATGTCTCCCTGGCGGCTTCTCCAGGGCTCAGGCTCTTCTCAAGACATCCTCACAAATTCCAGAACTTCTGGGACTCTGTCGCCGCCTCCACAGGACGGtgctccagggctcagagaagaTGGGGCATTGACGGGAGCTGTAGGCGAAGACCCTGGAGAAGAATGTCTCCCCGCCAAGGCCCGGATTCCACGGCGCACTTTCCAAGGCCATTCTGTACGTTTGAAATGCTGTCTAGTTGTCTTAGAGATACCAGATTGTTCACCACGGGGACGGGGGAGGGGAAAGCTGAGACAAACTGGAGCGTGTATGCATGTGCACGTGGGACTCACTCTGGACGGAAGAGTTCTGGTGGTCAGAGCAGAGTCATGAAAGAAGCTAGAATCTTCTGGAGCGTGTGGAAAGCAGATTCCTTTCTGAAGCCTGGGCGTGTCAGTCCTCAGGGTTGGGGGGCACTGATCAGCTGGGGATCCCAGCCCAGAAATCACCTCATTTCTTGAAGATCGCTGGGTGCGGGGCCCTGCTCACCTCTCCACCCAGTTGTCTGGGGATCCTGACACCCCAAAGAGAGGCCCCCTTGTTGCCTGAGTCCCTTAGAGGAGAGTGAGCAGGAGCCCCCAGGACCAGGCCCCCCACCTCCGGCTCCTGCGCCTCCAGCAGAGAGAAAGGCCCTGAGGGAAGATGCTACCCGCCCCTCCGAGGGTCTGctgcggggagggggctgggctgcGGGGCTGGGAGGCAGCTGCGCCTGCCCTTTGTCCTGCCATTTTCAGTTACGAGGGGCTTTCCTCATCCTGTCATCTCACTGGATCCGCACCACAGCCCTTCAAGGGGACGGAGTGTCCTCCTGTCCCTGTTGAGGCTAGTGGCTGGTCCAAGGTCAGCGGTGGGTGACAGGGGACCAGAACCCTGGCCTCCTGCCTCAGGATGGGAGCCTGCTGGGGGCTGGGTGGCCCTAGGGAGGGGCCCCCACTCCCTCCAGAGGGCTCTGCTTCCCCACACagggcctcctcccctcccccgtggacccagcagagcccagcagacctggccgcctccctcctccccaaccgCCACCTCCTCCCTCGTGGCTGTGAGTCTCTGGGCGTGGCAGCTGTTCCGTCCTGCCCTGGACTGCTTACCTCTTATCTGCCCCGTGGGGTGTGCTCCTGGGCAGGTGCGGGAGCCCCTCCAGGTGTGCCTGCGGGGGTCTCCCCCtcagctccccccacctcctccccctcgCTCTGCCTGCCCTGGAGCAGTGGGAGAGAGCGCTGGCCTCTCCACCTTCTATTCCCAGTGCCCACCCACGCCCACTCCCTCTTGCCTGGGGCCTCATCGCAGGGCCTCGCATGGCGCCCGCCCGCCCTCCCGCCGCAGAGACAGCGCTGGGCAAGTGTTTGTGGGGCTGCTgtgtccctccctgcctctccctgccGGCCGGCACCTCCCCCATGCacgcacatcacacacacacacacacacacagatcccaGCCTCACACAGCCACgccactgcacacacacacaccacacacacacaggtcacAGGCACACCCACGGCCTCGACGGACCCTGCTGTGGATTAACCCCCCAGCCCCCTCGGCCCCTTCATTGCCTGCTGGTCTCTCGCCCCCACTGaagccctcccttctccctgccagGTGGGCTCAGGCCTCCCCGCCAGGTAGATCCAGAACAAGATGAAAACTCGGCCCCTTGTAACAATCGTTGACGACTCCTAGGGGCAACAGCGGAGCAGAGCGTGGACCCGAGGTCGGCCCTTCCAGCACGGGCCCTGAGGGTCCCCGGGGGCATCTCAGCTGCGTCTGTGCCCCCAGCCCTCTAGGGCTGCCCTGAGCCTCCCACGATGCATCCTGACACAGGGCCACCGCATCAGTTGGAGGGATGTATCCATCCAATACGCCGtcaacttttttaaaatcagaagaatttTCACAACACAACTTAGATTGGTGACTTCTCGTAAAAAGCAGGTCTGGCTGTACTGAGTCTGCTCTCCTGCTGGACCAGAGTGTACAGGAACGGGGCCCCAAGTTCACCATCCTGACAATCACACTGTGGCTCCGAGGCAGCTTCCCATCCCAGTCGGAAACACCCACGcccgccccacccctgctcccagaCTGAGAGCCCGCTCTGCACCCCTCCACCTGCAGACGGATGGC is from Vicugna pacos chromosome 23, VicPac4, whole genome shotgun sequence and encodes:
- the ELF3 gene encoding ETS-related transcription factor Elf-3 isoform X2 — its product is MAATCEISNVFSNYFSTMYSSEDPTLASVPPAAALGADDLALALSSPQMPLEGAEKASWSGEQPQLWSKAQVLDWVSYQVEKHKYDASTIDLSRCDMDGAALCRCAPEELRLVFGPLGDQLYSQLWDLTSSFPDELGWIMELLEKDSMTLQEPLGDQGPFEQGSPFAQEMLEDYRQASPFYPGSVGAGAPSPGSSEVSTTGTGTSQSSHASDSGGSDVDLDAPDTKLFSGDGLPDCKKGDLKHGKRKRGRPRKLSKESRECMESKKNKHAPRGTHLWEFIRDILIHPELNEGLMKWENRQEGVFKFLRSEAVAQLWGQKKKNSSMTYEKLSRAMRYYYKREILERVDGRRLVYKFGKNSSGWKEGEVAGRRN
- the ELF3 gene encoding ETS-related transcription factor Elf-3 isoform X1, which gives rise to MAATCEISNVFSNYFSTMYSSEDPTLASVPPAAALGADDLALALSSPQMPLEGAEKASWSGEQPQLWSKAQVLDWVSYQVEKHKYDASTIDLSRCDMDGAALCRCAPEELRLVFGPLGDQLYSQLWDLTSSFPDELGWIMELLEKDSMTLQEPLGDQGPFEQGSPFAQEMLEDYRQASPFYPGSVGAGAPSPGSSEVSTTGTGTSQSSHASDSGGSDVDLDAPDTKLFSGDGLPDCKKGDLKHGKRKRGRPRKLSKESRECMESKKNKHGERGASPTGPARRPRASGRSHHSLRPVPAAASCACALVAPLLLGWGCSSWKLHPGPQPGPALWSVACALPTLLLGLLPTTASDRGPLRAVRCFSPSRPSQVFAPHLSALSLCAV